In Chanodichthys erythropterus isolate Z2021 chromosome 11, ASM2448905v1, whole genome shotgun sequence, a single window of DNA contains:
- the rxfp3.3a1 gene encoding relaxin-3 receptor 1 yields MGNSEVVKSLDTMGDSNQSGVINRSISDRFKSLEDIDVSADGSPVLRCMISITYSVVCVVGLIGNLLVFFFIRVRRERRTSKINFFILNLAVTDFQFVLTLPFWAVDTALDFSWPFGDAMCKIILSVTVMNMYASVFFLTAMSITRYWSVASALKDRSRQTSCSIRWVSVVLWSLATVATAPTSIFSTVTIVAGEKLCLLRFPDGQYWLAVYHLQKILIAFILPMAIVSISYLLLLRLIRQRSMKSNSKRRTQVTKSVTIVVLSFFLCWMPNHAITLWGVLVKFNAVYWDKSYYIVHTYVFPVTVCLAHANSCLNPFIYCLMRKEFRKKLKDLFLRV; encoded by the coding sequence ATGGGCAACAGTGAAGTTGTGAAATCGCTGGACACAATGGGAGACAGCAATCAGAGTGGTGTAATCAACAGATCCATCAGCGATCGCTTTAAAAGCCTGGAAGACATTGATGTGTCCGCCGATGGGAGTCCGGTGCTGAGGTGCATGATCTCCATCACCTACTCGGTGGTTTGCGTAGTAGGTTTGATCGGCAACCTGCTGGTCTTCTTCTTTATACGCGTGAGACGAGAGAGACGCACATCCAAAATAAACTTTTTCATCCTCAATTTGGCCGTGACAGATTTTCAGTTTGTGTTGACTTTGCCTTTCTGGGCCGTGGACACGGCGTTGGACTTCAGCTGGCCGTTTGGGGACGCCATGTGTAAGATCATCCTGTCAGTGACCGTGATGAACATGTACGCGAGCGTCTTCTTCCTGACCGCGATGAGCATCACACGCTACTGGTCAGTGGCTTCAGCTCTGAAGGACCGCAGCAGACAGACCAGCTGCTCCATCAGGTGGGTCAGTGTCGTCCTGTGGTCTCTGGCCACCGTAGCCACCGCGCCAACATCCATTTTCTCCACAGTCACTATCGTGGCCGGCGAAAAACTTTGTTTGTTGCGGTTCCCCGACGGACAGTACTGGTTGGCAGTCTATCATCTCCAGAAAATactaattgcttttattttgccAATGGCAATAGTCTCCATCAGTTACCTGCTGCTGTTGAGGCTCATCCGACAACGGAGTATGAAGAGCAACTCCAAAAGAAGAACGCAAGTCACAAAGTCGGTCACCATAGTGGTCTTGTCGTTCTTCCTCTGCTGGATGCCCAATCATGCCATAACGCTTTGGGGCGTGCTGGTGAAATTCAATGCGGTGTACTGGGATAAGTCGTACTATATCGTTCATACCTATGTGTTTCCGGTGACTGTGTGTCTGGCGCACGCAAACAGCTGTTTAAATCCATTTATTTACTGTCTGATGCGCAAAGAGTTCAGGAAAAAACTAAAGGACCTGTTTCTCCGAGTCTGA